The proteins below come from a single Cannabis sativa cultivar Pink pepper isolate KNU-18-1 chromosome 3, ASM2916894v1, whole genome shotgun sequence genomic window:
- the LOC133035407 gene encoding uncharacterized protein LOC133035407, which translates to MKFDITFIRWVKLCIKVQRMGLLLNGTVQGVILRSCGLRQGDPLSPALFIIAADVLSRLLMAKNEVGKIVGFKFTGGAAITHLMFADDIILFGKASVKEANNFLKCFDEYCAWSGQAVNYQKSTVYFTQGVPSNKAQEIMNILGMKRMKNDSIYLGLPLFRSFKRSKDLNFLVDKVMQRVKSWKTRLLSKAGRACLIQSVGSSLATYVAASDVIPKTIARKVDKELRDFWWGDTEAKKTFHTVDWSSLCQSKMRGGLGFRKIETINSAFILKWGWKALTDKESVWGTIIQNKYLNNRNFFDVEINSRDSSFWKSILRSRSLLLNHVCRKIGNGKETSIWFDPWVPSANRSPTPLLDATHGVAWVNQFITEDGCWDEEMVKKWFN; encoded by the coding sequence CACTGTTCAGGGAGTCATCTTGCGATCCTGCGGTCTGCGTCAAGGCGACCCGTTATCTCCTGCTCTCTTCATCATAGCAGCGGATGTTCTGTCAAGGCTACTAATGGCAAAGAATGAGGTGGGTAAGATTGTGGGATTCAAATTCACAGGGGGGGCAGCTATTACCCATCTTATGTTCGCGGATGACATTATTTTGTTTGGAAAAGCATCAGTAAAAGAAGCTAACAATTTCCTTAAGTGCTTCGATGAGTATTGTGCTTGGTCTGGGCAAGCGGTAAACTATCAGAAGTCGACTGTTTATTTTACTCAGGGAGTTCCCAGTAATAAGGCGCAGGAGATTATGAACATCCTGGGAATGAAACGGATGAAAAATGACTCTATATACCTTGGGCTACCACTTTTTAGATCCTTCAAAAGATCTAAAGATCTCAACTTCCTGGTGGATAAAGTAATGCAGCGAGTAAAGAGTTGGAAAACAAGACTTCTTTCCAAGGCGGGTCGAGCTTGTCTCATTCAGTCGGTAGGTTCTTCCCTTGCTACCTATGTTGCAGCCTCGGATGTAATTCCAAAAACAATAGCTAGAAAAGTGGATAAGGAGTTGAGAGACTTCTGGTGGGGGGATACTGAGGCGAAAAAAACTTTTCACACTGTTGATTGGAGCTCCCTTTGTCAATCAAAAATGCGAGGGGGCCTCGGATTCAGAAAAATTGAAACTATCAACTCAGCCTTTATTCTTAAATGGGGTTGGAAAGCCCTAACCGATAAAGAGAGCGTCTGGGGAACAATTATCCAGAACAAATATCTAAATAACAGAAACTTCTTCGATGTGGAGATCAATAGCAGAGACTCAAGCTTCTGGAAATCGATCCTAAGGTCCAGGTCTCTTCTACTCAACCATGTTTGCAGAAAGATTGGTAATGGGAAAGAGACATCTATTTGGTTTGACCCGTGGGTGCCTTCCGCTAATAGAAGTCCCACACCGCTTTTGGATGCAACGCATGGAGTGGCATGGGTGAACCAATTTATAACTGAAGACGGTTGTTGGGATGAAGAGATGGTCAAAAAATGGTTCAACTGA